The stretch of DNA CCCCGAGACCGAGCGTCGTGAACACTGATGTCGACGGGTTCAGCATCCACAGGCCCGGAGATCCATCCGTGTTCGGGGCCAAAGCAACTGCCAGGTGAACCAGTCCGTGCACCATCATGAACAGTCCCATTATCCGCCCATTTTTGATCGAACCGCCAGAATTCCTTATGAACTTCATGTTTCTCACTGTAGCGAAGATGGTGGCGGGCATGATATTCCCGCGTTCACAGGGCCGATGACGTTCCTCACATGAGGAGGAGAGTTTTCTTCATTCCATCAACAAGGACGTTGAAAGACCTTTCATGTCATATTGTCTGGACGCTTCCCTCCGTCCAGGAGATGGTCGCGCCAGGTCTCATAGTATCGTCCTGCATAGATTATCTGCGGGACAGCGGAGCGCACACGGTCGCTCTTCTCTATCTCCATCAACAGCAGTTCCAGGTCATGCAGGGTGTTGGTCCAGGCTAACATGACGATCGTGTCAGGGAGATTGCTGAAGGTGCGGTAATATCCGACCGCGGGAGCGAAACGCCGCACGAAGCCATTGCCCAAGGTCATCTTGTCCGATCCATTGGTGAGCGTCACATCGATGATGGTTATGATGTTCCCGGAAAGGCCAGGATGGAGGCCAAGCGAGAATTCTATGGAGCCATCATCGATCATCCTGTCCAATCGCCGCTTCACCGTCGCCGCTGTTACGTTCAGCTCGGAGGCGACATCCGCCACCGGTTTACGGGCATCCCTCCTCATGGAGGAGACGATTCTCTTGTCCAGCGGTGAGAGTTCCTGTCGGGCCTCCGGTCTCGAGATCTCCCCTGCCTTTCCTGCCAGGCCATGCGAGACGATCGCCACTCTGGGCTCGGGCATAGCGGCGGACCTCCTGACAAACGAGACGAAGGATTCCAATTCCGAGATGTCGTGGAGGAGCGCCGTCACGAAAAGCACTTTACCACTGCCGAACAGGACCTGGGATACCCGGCCGTCGGCGTGCAGTTCCGCGATCATGTCCGCCCTCGAGGTGAAGTGGGACTCGCCCTGGACCATGACCTCCACCGCCTTCAGGTATCCGAGGGAGATGTTCGTCCCGAATCCGAGAATGATCCTTTCCTCCATCAATATCTGGATCCGGCGGTGGACGGCCTGCACCGATACGTTCAGGCGATCGGCGAGCTCCCGGTAGGGAAGCCTGGGCTCGAAAAGAAGCATCCTGATCAAATGAAGGTCGGTTCCGTCCACTTCCCATTGTAACCGACCGAACGCATATGAAGGTTACTTTATCGGAGACCACAAAATGGAGGCCTGCCATGCCAGTTCCATTGATCAGTTCAGCCAATGAGTGACCTTGGATATCTCAACCACGACCGGTCCCCCTGAGATATCATAGTGAAGGGTCCAGATGCCGAAACCGGTCTGTCCGGTGCCCTCGGTCCTGTTCGCGGGAACTCTTTCGCCCATGGCATGGTCCGTGGCGTCTTGGGCCACTCCAGAACTCCCTTTTGTCACCAGTGAACTTGCCGATGAGAGAGCATAGGTGCATGACCAATCTGTGTTCGTAAATAGTGGATAGAACATGCACTCAACGATCTCCCAGCTCTCATCCACGTTGAATGGGATGGAAGTGTTGTCATCGATCACGATGACCTTCTTTATGACCTCATAGGTCCCATGTCCCTGGTATTCCATAGGTGTCCTTTCGTAGATTTCTCTTGTGATGTTGGTCGATGTGCCGCCCTGGATCATTTGGGGGAGGATGGCACCAAGGACCATCCCTACAATGAATACGCCCACTACTATCGCCGATGCCACCTTTTTCGACCGCTCCAAATCTCCCCCTCCTGAAATCCTAGATAATTAAATATTATACCGTATTTAAATATGATGCATGTTTTCTATTTGACGAAGAACCCGCAAACTTATTTCGGCTTGACTTACATCAATGGATTGAGCCCATGGTCAAACTTCGCTATCTCGGTCATTCCGCATTCACCATCTCTGACGTCCGCAACACGGTGATCATCGATCCGTTCCTCACCGGTAACAGTGAAGCATCGTTCCGGGCCCGGGACATCGAGGCCGACCTTATCCTGGTGACGCATGCGCACAACGACCATCTGGGTGACGCCATAGAGATCTCCAAACGTTCAGGCTCACCGATCCTATGTTCCTTTGAGCTGGGGATGTACTGTGAATCCCAGGGGGCCAAGGTGATTAACGCCCATATCGGGGGGAAGTTCAAATTCGATTTCGGCTCGGTCAAACTGTTTCCCGCTCTGCATTCGTCCTCCCTCGATGACATCCATCCCCTTGGAACAGCGGTTTCCTTCATGATCAACATGGAGGGCAAGAACATGTACCATGCCGGCGACACTGCCTTGTTCGGGGACATGGCCTTGATAGCGGAGCAATACAAGATCGACGTGGCCATGCTGCCTATCGGAGGCATCTATACCATGGATTCGGAGGATGCCGTAAGAGCGGAGAGGCTGCTGCGGGCAAAGAAGGTCGTCCCTATGCACTACGGCAAATGGTCCGAGGCGGACCCCTACGAGTTCCGCGACCGTATCGGGGAACAGGGCATCGGGACTGCGGTGGTCATGAGGCCCGGGGATGCGATAATCGTCTGATCAACGGCCTTTCAACCATTTGATTCTGGAGTAAAACGTTTATCCTCACTCACGATGTATGTGCTGGGTTGAACGAATGGGTACGCGCATTGCCATTATCGGAGGCTTCCTGGGTGCGGGCAAGACCACCTTGATCAATAAGATCGCCAAGGGTCTGAGCGAGGATGGCAAGACCATCGGTCTGATCATGAACGATCAGGGAGAGGCGTTGGTCGACACGCAGTACTCCAAGGCGAACGGTTTTGAGACATCGGAGGTTCTGCGCGGCTGCTTCTGCTGCCGATTCAACGATCTCATGGCCTCGGCCAGGAACATCGTCTCCCGGACCCGTCCCGACTTCATAATCGCCGAGCCAGTGGGCTCTTGCACGGACCTCCTCGCCACGGTCGTGGCCCCGCTGAAGCTGATGTATCCCAACGAGTTCGAGGTGGCGCCATTGATCATAGTGGTGGACGCACCCCGCCTCGCCGAAGAAGGGCTGGACCCGGGCACGCTCAGCGGCTATCTGAGGAAGCACCAGATCGAGGAGGCGGAGCACATCGTCATCTCCAAGATCGACATGGTCTCCAGGGAGGTGATGCTCAAGCTGGTCGACGCGGCGAAGAACTACAACCCGCAGGCGGACGTGATACCCTACTCCTCCGTCACCGGCCATGGTCTGGAAAGGATCATGGGCGTCATACGTTCTGGAAAGCGCAGCGACCGTCAGCCCATCGATATCGATTATGATACGTATGCCATGGCCGAGGCGGAGCTGGGCTGGTACAACGGCACCTTCAGCTTCCATGCCCTGGATAGGGTGGACACCTATGATCTGGCCACTAAGATCATCCGCGCCATCTCATTGAACTATGAACCAGAGGACATCGCCCATGCAAAATTGATGGTGACCTCGGACACGAACTCCCTGAAGATGTCCGTTGTCTTCGATAACATATCGATCGACGGTATCAAAGGTTCCAGATACGCTGAGGGCAGGGTCAAGGTCACGATAAACGCCCGGGTGGTGTCGTCTCCCGACGATCTTCAGTCCAATATCCGGAGCGCAGTATTCCAGGCGATGGATTCGATAGGCAAGCGTTCGGAAGGTTTCGCGGATGAATGTTTCGCGCCCTCTAGGCCAAATCCAACCCATCGGATCGTCGATTAGAGGAAACCGGTATAATAGCGCCTTTCAACGGTTTCCCTATTGGACTACAGACTCAATAATTAAATAGCCCGCGGTTTGATATGAACCTAGTGTCATCGAATTACAGGATCGAGATAGCCTACATTGACCCCGAGACTTACTCGTCCATTGTAAATCATGACATGAGAAAGCGCATCCTGCGAACCCTTTACACTTCTACGAGGGACGCCCCCATATCCAAACAGGACCTGGCGGACAAGTTGGGGGTCGGCTACCACCAATTGGTCTACCAGCTGAACAACCACCTCAAGGATTTCTGGGCGGTGCGCGAGGAACGAAAGGTCAGGGGGACGAGGATGGAGCTTATCGAGCCGGCGAAACCATCCACCGTGTACATAACCTTCGGGAAGGATAACGGTATCTTCCTGGTGGACCCGATGGCCAACCTATTCGGACCGTTGTCCCGAAGCGGCACCAGGTGCGATACGTGCTCCTTCGCGGAAACGGCAAAGTGCATGACCGCGGTAAGTTCGAGCTGTTCCTGTGCTGTGGTTCCCAACGAGGCTGAGAAGAGCATACTGATCTCAAACGGCCGGAAGATACCATTCAAGCCGATGGACCATGCCATACTGTGTGCCATCAAGGGAATACCGCAGGGAGACAAGTGCGTCCTTGAGATACCCGGCGAGGGTTGCGCTTTCCTTCGGCAGCCGATGATGATCAAGAACTGATCGATGGGCGATGACCTCTCGATGGTTAGTGTCCGAACCCCGATTCTCGCATTGGTCCGCTTTTTACCTCTCAATTACCCCCTACGGCCCGTCGGAGTGGCGTAAACACCCGTTAGTTATATATTCCCGGGACAACTAAGAAAGAACGCAAAGTTGGGACGGGGCAGGAATTGGTAACAGTCGATCAGATGAACAGAAAGATCATCGGTCTTCTTCTGGCTGATGGTAGGATGACATACAACGACGTTTCTGTTAAGCTGAGACGTTCCTCATCGACGGTAAGGGACCGGATCCGCCGCCTGGAGGACGACAAGGTCATCCTGGGCTACTACGCCATCGTCAACGCGGAGCGCATGGGGATGAACGCCGACGCCATCGTCCTGGCCAACCTGAACCATGAAACGAGCGCGGCCGACCTCAAGAAGCTGGCCAAGATCGAAGGGGTAAGGGAGGTCCTTCAGATATCCGGTCAGAAGAGGATACTTGTCCGTGTTTCTGCCTCCGACAATCACTCGCTCGAGGACATCGTCACCCGGGAGCTGATCCCGATGGGATTGAAGGACATCGAGCTGAAGGTCGTGCTGGATTCCGTATCCCGACCGCCCGGTCTCTGACGTTCAGATGTTCGTCTTGTCATAATAACCGCTGAACGGCCGCGAAGAGGACGGGTGGATCTTCACGAAATTGGAATAGTCTCTGCCGACCGGCTCGCCGAAGTATCCTTCGAATTCCTCGATCAGTGAGGTAAGCTCGGCCGAATCCTCCTCCGTCACCGGGGAAATGATGGCACCCGGTCCCAGCTGGCGGCTGGTGACCTTGCCCCTCACATATATCCGGCCTCCATGCATGCCGGCGCCGATATTATGGCCCACGGGTGAATCCACATGACTGCGGAGGCCCAGCACCAGTATCGTCCCACCTGCCATGTACTCGCCCAGATAGTCCTTGACCGTCCCCCCGATGACCAACGAAGGCCTGGTCTTTCCGAATTCCTTCATGTGTATCCCGACACGGTATCCTGAGGAACCCTTGATCATGATCGTTCCGCCCCGGGCGGACAGGCCAGTGACGTCCCAGGCATTCCCATGAATGATTATCTTGCCGGAGTTCATGGTGTTGCCGGTCATGTCCTGGGCATTGCCCAGCACTTCGATCGTCGGTCCGTTGAGGAATGCCCCCAGGCTGTTGCCCGGGGTCCCGTGGACCACTATGCGAAGGTCGGTACCGCTGGCCGTGGCGCCGATGTACCGCTGCCCCATGACCTCCTCGATGATGATGGTCCTAATGTCCGAGGCGATCGCCTTTCGGATGGCGCAGTTAAGCGTTTTGTAGTGCAATGGCCCCTTCCCCGTGTCCCTGCCGTCGGCACGGATGGTGGCGACGCCTTCTTTGGTGAAGGTGCAGTCCTTGCCGCAGTCGCACTCGTCCGCATGGTATTCGTAATCGATATTGGACATCAGCCCCACCCCTCTCCCACTGTCTTGAGCCCCATCACTTCCGCTATCTTCGGGTTCGGGCCCATGTATCTGAGGCGGTCACGGTTTCCCACCAACGATTCGACCGAGTCGATGCCCATGCCGCCGATGACCTCACGCAGCTCCTCGTTCCATGCCCTGAACAGCCGTACCACACGGGCCGCGGCCTGCTCTGGGTCCAACCGGGCCATCAGATCCTCCCTTTGGGTCGCGATTCCCCAGGGGCACAGTCCGCGATGGCACTGTTGGCATACCCGGCAGCCCATGGCGATCATGGCTGCGGTCGAGACCATGGCGATGTCCGCACCGAGGGCTATGGCCTTGATCATGTCGGCGCTGCATCTTATGCCACCGCCGGCAGCGATGGTGACCCGGTTGCGCAGCCCTTCATCGGTCAACCTCTTGTCCACCACGGCGATGGCCACCTCGATCGGGAGACCTGCATTGTCCCTTATGACCCTGGGGGCTGAGCCGGTCCCTCCTTTGAAACCGTCGATGGTGATGAAATCCGCCCCGGCTCGGACGATGCCCGAAGCGATCGCTCCGACGTTATGGACGGCGGCGATCTTCACCCCGACCGGACGTCCGTACTCGGTGGCCTCCTTGAGCACGGAGATCAGCTGCTGAAGGTCCTCGATCGAATAGATATCGTGGTGGGGATAGGGCGACAGCGCGTCCGTCCCAAGCGGTATCATCCGGGTCTCGGAGATGAGCTTGGTGACCTTCTCGCCCGGCAGATGTCCGCCCAGGCCGGGCTTGGCTCCCTGACCCACCTTGATCTCCACGGCCGCGGTGTTCTTCAGGTAGCTGGCGTTCACGCCGAAACGCCCTGATGCGACCTCCGAGCAGATGTGGTCCGCATAGACGTAGAAGTCCTCGTGCAGTCCGCCTTCCCCAGAACCGGCGATGATGTTGAGCTCCTTGGCGGCCATGAACAATGCCTTCTGGGTGTTGTAGGACACGGAACCAAGTGAGACGTGCCCTAACATGATCGGCATGTCCATTTCGATTATCGGACCCTCGCCGCCGCACAGCTTCATGTGCTCCCCTTCGCATACCTCGATCCTGCCCGGGCGCCCGCCCAGATAGGTCCTGGTCTCTACCGGTTCACGCAACGGGTCGATCGACGGGTTGGTGACCTGTGCGGCATCCAACAGGATATCCTCGAAAATGACGTCGTACGGTTCGTCGGTGCCGCAGGAGGAGAGAAGCACACCGCCGCTGTTCGCCTGTGCATAGATCCCGCGCCTCATCCTCTCGGTCCAGTTCCCATGAGGCGGGAATTGCGACGGCAGCGGCCTGATCTCGATGGCGCTGGTCGGGCAGACCGCGATGCACCTGCCGCAGGCCACGCAACCTCCCTTCGGTACCACCTTGTTGTCCCGCACGTCGATCGCCTGGAACGAGCATTCGTTCACACAGCGCTTGCACTGGACGCAGGTGTTGTAGTTGATCGTCGGCATGAACTTCTCTGGCAGTCTGGTCTCCATGCGCTTAGGCCGGTCGGTCTTTTCGCTCATTGCTTAGCCCCCTGGAACGGATGCTCGATCCCCGCCCTGATGATGCCCTTGCCCACCTGGGCGATGAAAGGGCTGCCGGCATTGCAAGTCCAGGTGATCGCATCCGGCTGAACTGTCCGGACCGCGCACTCCTCCGAGGCGCAGAACGCCAACCGGTCGTCCGGTGACTTGCCCACCAACATCGGTCTAAGCTTCTTGCGGTCGGCCAGCGCGATCAGGGTGATCTCTGGCTGGGAACGGCCGACCAGGATCGAGAACGGACCGTTTAGGAACGCCTCCCGATAGGCTATGCGGAGCCAGGTGGCCAGCTTCCGGCTGTCAGGATCCAGTGTGGCTATCTCTTCATGGGTCCATGGGGCCATGGCGAAGGCCGCAGCCTGGATGGGCAGTTTGTGCTTGCGCACCAGCAGGTCCCAGATGTAAGACACGACCTCGGTGTCGGTCTGAACCGTGCACTTGTAGCCGTTCATCTCGACCAGCTTCTTGTTCACCCCGTAGGAGGTGATCTCCCCATTGTGGCATACTCCCCAATCGAGAACGCTCATGGGATGGGCACCCGCCCACCACGCCGGAGAGTTGGTTGGGAATCTGGAATGGGATATCCAAAGATTGCCGCTGTAGCGGGATATGTCGTAGAAGTCGGCGATCTCATAGGAGTAACCGTTACCCTTGAAGACCGCCATGTTCTTGCCCGAGGATACGATCTGGGCCCCGTTCATGGTGGAATTGACATGCATGACCACCTGGATGATGAAGTCGTCCTGGGCCAGTTGCGTATTGCCAAACCAATCCTTGCCTGGTTTGGGTGTGACGAAGTATCTCCAGATCTTGGGAAAGGGAGGGGTCATGGTCTGGACCGGACGGGAGTAGACCTTCTCTGCATGGTGGATCTCGAGATAATCCTTGAAGAACTCCTCCACCCGCTTCTTGATCTCCTCGTCATCGAAGAACACCTGAAAACAATACTCGTCAAGGTGCTGCGGGAACAGACCGTAACATGCATAGCCTGCGCCCAGTCCATTCTCCCTTTCGCCCATGGTCCTGAGCATCGACCCGATACGGTTACCGGAGATCGTGCTGCCGTCCAGTGCCATCACTCCGGCGATGCCGCATCCCCCCATGAGGTAGGTGGACCCGGCGGGCCTGGCGGCTCCGTAAGCATATTCTGGTTTGGGGAGCGGGTTGCTTGCCCGTGACACACATCTGTGGTGACGTTCATCACCGAAATTTTCCATATTACTTGCTCCTGTTGACGACGAAATCTTTCCCATGGGATGGTCCGATGAAGAACGGTCCTCGCATCAAAGTCTCTGTAGTTGTCTCCATATGAGTTATTATACTTTCCAGAGAAACCCGCTGCAATGGCGAACGAAACCCTCCCAAGTCCTGGGCTGCCTTCTGTGGGTGGGGGCACCTATCGTCCATATTTGAGCGGGGGACCATCGCCCGCTGCTAGTTCCCGGAGATATATATGCATCATTGTTTTATTGATTCATATGGGAATACAGCTCCAATTCGACTGTACAATTGTCTAGTTTATGGTGCAGTTGTCCGAATCTCATAGTCATTTAAGCGAAATATTTTCATATTATCTAGCTATTTGTCTAGTCACTGTAATTCAGAATCACAAATCCAACATTGATTCCCCCGAGGATTTGTTCATATGATTCTGGCAAAGCTTAAGTTCGGCGTGAACAATTAAGCTCCGCAGTAGGTCACAAGTAAAGGTAGATTCCCATGTCTTCGGCCCGGATCGCATTGGTACCCCAGCTCCCAGATCTTGACAAGATACGTCAGATGAGGAAGAGATTGAACCTCTCGCAGCGTGAATTGGCGAATTTGGCAGGAGTAAGTCAATCGCTGATCGCAAAGATCGAGCGCGGTAGCATCGATCCATCCTATAGCAACGTGCGCAAGATCCTCGTGGCCTTCGAGGAAGTGCTCAGAAGGCGCAAGGTCGAGGGCATGAAGACCGGGAACCAGCTCACCGTGGGCGATCTGGCCACCCGCGGGGTCATCCATGTGACCCCAGACCAGACGATCGGCGAAGGGACCGAGAGGATGATGAAGGGGCGGTTCACACAACTGCCAGTGATCGTCGGTGAGCGGGTCGTCGGTGGCATAACCGATGACAGGATCCGTGACTATACCATAGAGGAAACTAAATCTGGCCGGAAGACCTATGATGAGGTCATGAGGACCAAGATCGAGGAGATCATGGATGAGCCATTTCCCATACTCTCCGAGGACACGCCCATAGACCTTGCCTCGTTCCATCTGCAACGCGAGGAAGCTATCCTCATCTCTCGAAAGGGTCAGATCGTAGGTATCCTCACCAGCGCGGATTTCCTCAACCTTGGCCTTAACCAGTAAAGCTAGCGGTCAATATGCTCAAACATATAGTCATGTGGAGGCTGAAGGAATCGGCCGGAGGCCGGACGAAGGAACAGAATGCCATTCAGGCAAAGGAAATGCTCGACCTTCTCCCTTTCAGGATCAAGGAGATAAAGAAGCTAGAGGTAGGGATCAATGTACTGAACACTCCGACCTCCTATGACCTGGTCCTCATCGTGGACTTCGCGAACATCCTGGACCTCCAGACATATCAGGCGCATCCCGAACATGTCAAGGTGGCCGATTACGTCCTCAAGATAAGAGAGACCCGGGCCGTCGTCGACTACGAGTATTAATCATCGATCCACATCTCGGTGTGCAATGAAGAAGAAAGATCTGGAGATCCTCTTACAATCCATCCCGCCATTTGACAGGCCGAAGGCTTCGCTGGAGCAGTACTCGACACCATCAGTGATCGCGGCGGACTTCCTTTTCACGGCCTATGCCGATGGGGATATTGCAGACAAGGCCGTGGCTGACCTGGGATGCGGGACCGGGATACTGGCCATTGGAGCTGGTAAATTGGGCGCGAAGCGCGTGATCGGGGTGGACCTGGACGAGAACGCCATCACGCAGGCCAAGGCCAACGCCAAGTTCATCGGGGTGGATGTCGACTTCCTCAACCTCAATGTGATAGATTTCGACGAGAAGGTGGACACAGTGGTCATGAACCCACCTTTCGGGTCTCAAAAAAGGAACGCGGACCGGCCCTTCCTCGACACGGCGATGACCGTCGCAGACACGGTCTATTCCATCCACATGACCGACACCGTCGACTTCCTGGCCAAGTATATTTCTGACCGTGGTTTTTACGTGGACTACCAGAAAAGGTATAAATTCGAGATTCCTCATATGTTTTCGTTCCATACGAAGGCTAAGAAGTGTTTCGACGTTTCGCTTCTCTGCTTGCGCAGAATTGGGTGATGAAAATGAACGATAAGAGAAAGGTCTTGCCCGGCGACGAAGTGGCCGAGGCTGAGGAGTACTTGCCGGCTGAGGGCACCTACGAGGAGAACGGCAAGGTATTTTCTGCTCTCAAAGGCACCCTAGAGCTTGACGACAAGGAGAAGGTCGCCAAGGTGGTCGCCGAGAACCCGATGGTCACACTAAATATCGGCGATGAGGTGTTCGCCGAGATCACCGACGTACGTGCCTCGATGGCCATAGCCGAGGTGGTCGTGGTCAACGGCAAGAGCCGCAACATCACCGGAGACACCAATGGCACCATCCACGTATCCAAGCTGTCTCAGGAATATGTGCAGGACGTAGGCCGTGAGGTCAGGCCCAGCGATATCATCAGGGCCAAGGTGACCCAGGTCAAGCCATCTGTCCAACTGACCACCGCCGGTCCGCACTATGGCGTCGTGAAGGCCCTTTGCCGCAAGTGCCGGCAGCCGCTGCTGAAGGTCGACAAAGGCCTCTATTGCAACTCTTGCGAGAGAGGCGACATGAGGAAGTTGGCCGATGACTACGGCGATGTGGAGAGCATCTGAAACGGGACCTTGGTCCCGTTTTCCTTATTTCCCGATCATCTTTCTCATGAATCACAGCTCTCTGCTAGAAAAGCATATATCTAACGGACCGGGTTCAACAACGGAGTGAGGTCGCATGGCAAAGAGCAACGAGGACCTGGCCAGAGAGATCAAGGAGCTCAAGGAAGAGGTCCAACAGATGAAGGAGATCATGACGCTCCTTCTGAACATGGTCGTCGAACAAGAGGATGACGAAGGCGACGAGGATTTCGTCACCTACCCCGGAATGGCGACCACGAGCGATTTCAAGACCAACAATTGATCGGCGTCCGTCTTTTCCCGGCAATGTTATTATGGGGGATAACTTCCCTAGTCCCGATATGAAGGCAGTGGCGCTCATTTCCGGCGGTATCGATTCACCCGTGGCCGCCTACATGATGGCAATGAGGGGGGTAGACCTGACACTCCTCCACATGGACAACCGTCCCTATGGGGCACCGGGCAGCGTACGCAAGACATCCCGGATGATCGCACCGCTGGAAAAGGCCACCGGCAAGAGCTTCGATTTCTATTATGCGCCGCATGGAAGGAACAACCAGATCAACGCCGAGAAGTGCCGGGCGACCTTCCAGTGCGTCCTTTGCAAGCGTCAGATGCTGCGGACGGCGAAAGGGTTCGCGGAAAGGATAGGCGCCGACGCCATCGTGACCGGGGAATCGCTCGGCCAGGTCGCCTCCCAGACGCTCCAGAACCTGAGGGCGGAAACCTATGGCATCGACTTCCCGATCCTGCGCCCGCTCATCGGTCTGGACAAGATCGAGATCGAGTTCATCGGGAAGCAGATCGGGACCTATGAGATATCCATCTCACACGGAAAGGCACCGGCGTGCACCATCGTTCCGGACAGACCTGTCACCATGGCCCGGCCGGAGCGTATACTGGAAGAAGAGGCCAAGATCGACGTCCCAGAGCAGCTCAAGTACGCTCTGGACAACATCAGATCGCTCAAAGACCTGGATAAAGAGAACAGTTGAGCCCGACATCGGCATCGTACATCATGTCCATGGTGACCCGTTCGATGTATCGCGCCTGGACACGGGAAACGAAAAGCGTGTTCTTCCCTATCTTGACCTTGATATCGTTCTCCTTTGCGGGTTTGACCTCCAGAGGGAGGATGACCGGTCCAGAGCAGGTCGTGCTCACTCGGAAATCCCTGCCCGCCTTCAAGATGTAGTCCTTGACCGCTTGGTCCACTTCTATCTCGATCATGTCTGACGCCAAAAATGGATAATCGATATTTAAGACTGATTAGGAAAAGTATTACGGAGGCAGTGACATTGACCGGACGTGATCGTCGTTCTGGACACATCCGCGCTGTTCTCGATGGAGTCCATCCCAGGGGAGTACAAGGCATACACCACCTCGGGTGTCGTCGACGAGCTGAAGAAGTACAATGACACCCGTTGGATGTTCTGGGAGCACCAGGTAACGGTGATGGACCCCTCGCCCCAGTCCAGGAAGGCGATCGTTCAGGCATCGCAGGCCACCGGCGATTCCAAGCGGCTCTCTCCGGTGGACATAGAACTACTGGCTCTGGCAAGGGACCTGGGGGCCACCATACTCACCGACGATTATTCGATCCAGAACACC from Methanomassiliicoccales archaeon encodes:
- a CDS encoding nucleic acid-binding protein → MIVVLDTSALFSMESIPGEYKAYTTSGVVDELKKYNDTRWMFWEHQVTVMDPSPQSRKAIVQASQATGDSKRLSPVDIELLALARDLGATILTDDYSIQNTAKFLGLSYKAVGMKAIKQLVKWNYKCLGCGKVFDKEMPDCPICGSKLRTTRAGR